A stretch of DNA from Lotus japonicus ecotype B-129 chromosome 4, LjGifu_v1.2:
ATTTGCTGCTATTTCTTACATGGATTAGTTGATAATAGTAAATTTGAGCAATCAATGATATATGTGATAACTTAAGGTGGAAGGAAGTATAGAAGATTTCAATATGATTATAACTGCCCACCGAGGGTCAACTTGGAATCCTTGCTTTTTCTATATCTATATGCTTCCTGGATACATGCAAGAGAAGGTATCGCGGTGGTGGAGAGAATGAATAAATGAAGTGTTAGAGATATAGAGAAAAGACAAAGACATGGTTCTCTTAATTAGAAGTGAAATATAGTACATGGAATTCATTTTCAGCAAGAAATACGCGTTGCTAATCCTAGCTTAGAGGTAAAAAATGGAAAACATGCAATACCATAAGTCTCACTTTTAAACTACCTTGACTCCATGACAAAATTACAATAAGATAAATGGGGATGTTAATCATAGAATTCAAGTAGGGTGGATGGGATAGAGGCATGTTTTCAGTGTGATCTACAGTGGAAAACTACCATTCAAGTTGAAATGAAACAAAAGGAAAAATTTTCCATGCAGCTATTAGACTTGCAATGTTCTATGGAATTGAAAAAGTGCTATATCGACGGTTGAAATTTTTAGGAACACCATAGTTTATTAAACATGTGCAGATATATTATCATATTCTCGATAAATGGTTGTGATGACTTACTTCACTCTAGAAAGTAACTTCCACTTTAGAGGAGTCAAATCCATGGAAGTGAATAGTTAAGAGCCAATAAGAACGTATGTTCGAAGTTGCAAAGATGGAGGAGAATGTTACTATGGATGAGTGGTTACATAAGACAAGTTTGGAATAACAATACAATTATTAGAGAGAAAATCAAGGTGGCACCAATTATTGTAAAAATGACAGTCTCATCTTTGGTGGTTGGAGCATGTGAGGGGATGACTCGTAGAAGTACTGGTTAGAAGGGTTGATAAGATGAAGGATAGCTTGATAGAGATAGAGGAAGACAAGAAAAAAGAAGACAATAGGTCAAGCCATTAAGAGAAATTTAGGGTTAAATAGTCTATCtctaaatttaatatatgatgATATACCATAATGGCGTTGTCAAGTCACATAGTCGACCAACCCATTTGGTGGGAAGAGACTTGTGGTTGCTGTTGTTTTATGCTTCAGGACTAAGAATTGCAATACTTGATAATGCTTCGTGTAAGGTCAGGTTGTATGAACTCAATTTAATGTGTGTTTGTctttcttttaatattttattattgcaTGATCATCGAAGACAGTCGTCACCcgtcaattttaaattttatttatggcTGAGTGAGTAAAATGCAGTTTTTTTTACTAGCTTAGTTGTTTTCTTCTATGCATGTAGTGTTTCTTGAATTCTTGTTACtagttttgtttattttttctttcttattcttCCTTTTCCAATTGCCATTACTTTTGTTCATATTTCACTACTTTTTTTATTGTATGTGGTCAGTGTTTCTTGCTGTTAATTGTGTGCTTTGCTTTGCTAGGTGTATCATATCACTTTTACTTTGCATATAAGCTGTTGATGTATGTTTCATGCAGGGATCTTTTGGTGAGATTTTGAAAGCCCATTGGCGTGGAACTCCAGTTGCTGTTAAACGCATTCTTCCCTCTCTTTCAGAAGATAGATTGGTGATGTAAGATTCTTTCATTCATCTCTGGTATTTGTATTCTGTTTGGTTGCTACTAGTTTGTGATTCCTTGTGATTTAAATGTCTTCTGGTAGCGTATGGTTGATTAGTCTGTTAAAACTAATGTCTAATGACTTGCTTTTACCTGTCCTCTGTCAAATCTTACATATTGAAGgtattttttttcatgtttaaCCTACTTCCTCTGTAGTGCAAAGGGATTTATTCTAAACCCATTGGATATTTGGATGTGTCATTGTCTCTGTTTATTGTGATTAAAATGAATGATAAAAACTAAACCTCCCCCAGGGATTTTCCGCTGTCTCATGTCaatgatctctctctctctctctctctctctctctctctctctctctctctctctctctctctctctcacacacacacacacacacactgtgTGCTAATCttgtatgttaattttttatgcaGTCAGGACTTTAGGCATGAGGTCAATTTGTTAGTGAAGCTTCGACACCCCAACATAGTTCAATTTCTTGGAGCTGTTACTGAAAGGAAGCCCCTTATGTTAATTACTGAGTATCTAAGAGGGGTATGTGAATGAAATATAATTCATTCTAATTGAACACGGTACACCTTATTTTTTATAGAGTGAACTTATGCAAACTTTTACTTTAAAATTGATCTTCTGTTTAACTCATTTGTAGGGTGATCTTCATCAGTACCTCAAAGAAAAAGGTTCACTTAGTCCCTCCACTGCTATCAACTTTTCCATGGATATTGTTAGGTATGGTTTCTTACCTTCTTTTCCAATTCTATCTGTATCTTATATAAAGAAATTATTAAGAGCAAAGGAGAATTACATGAAAGGAGTATAGGCAGAAGTTATCTTATAAAAACTAAGAACTATTAAGAGCCAAAGAGCTCTCCAATCTAGCTGTGCCTGTAAATCTGTTGTTACATTAATACCCGTCCTTTGCCAGTCCCTGCGGCAGTCAAACCTCAGTTAGTTTCTTGATAACCTTTAAGATTGAACTCCAGCCACAGAGTCCACAGCAATTCCGGAAGGAAAATGTTTTTCCAAAGAAGCTTGCATTTTCCCCATCTTTTAATGCTGCTTAAGTGGAGTGACTAAAATTTTCCGAAAAGCCATTTTCAAAGCTACCAAGCTCTTGGGAGTGAGAATACTATAAAAGAGGAACTTATCCAACCTTTCACGTATGCTGTTCACTGTGCACTGCTATTATTGAAAGTCTGGTCTATACCTTGATTTCTAACTGTGAGCCAAAATTACCTCCAAGACTTTGGGATATGCTGGAAAACAAACATTAAAATACTAGTTCTGGACAGAATGGCATGTCAGTAACCCTGTTAAGATACAGATAATAACTTTGTttcttattactatttttaatCATAACTTTTGTATTCATACTAGATCTTACTAGACAAAATTTTATCACCCGAAGGTGTTGACTTCTCCTTTACAAACTTGCAAGTGAATTTCCCAGTCAAATGAACTCATATTTGTGTACAGAAAAAGCTAGCTTGACAAAAGCAGTGAATCAAGTAACCGAGCAATATCGTGCAGAACTGACAGATATTTGTTTATTCATTAACTGAATGATTGGAATCTTTATGATTACTGATTCCTCAGTTAAGGAGACTGAGTAGGTCTTTTTGAAGAGGTGGGGTAGGAGGATGCCCTTAATAATATGGCTATCAATTCTGAGCTAGAAGCATTTGTAGAACTATAGGTATTTGTAAGTTGTAACAGCTTTACATAACTGTACCATTATGCTAATCTATATGTTGTGAATATTCCCTGCAGAGGAATGGCCTATCTTCACAATGAACCAAATGTTATAATTCATAGAGACTTAAAGCCAAGGTAAGTTGTTTATTACACACCTATGTATTAATTTATGATGTTATTGTCATAGACTTCATGTCATGATGTATTACTAAACAAACAAATTGAAGCAAATTTTACCCTTATCCTAGATTGACTAGTTTTTATATCATCAAGAACATGAAGCAGCTGGAAGTCAGAAGCCTTTGAATTATatgttaaattttattttctgaaattTCAGGAATGTTCTTTTAGTTAATTCTAGTGCCGACCATTTAAAAGTTGGAGATTTCGGATTGAGTAAGCTTATCACCGTTCAGAATTCTCATGATGTATACAAGATGACTGGTGAAACTGGGAGCTGTGAGTATTCTTAGAAGTTCTTTTAAATCATTATTTGTCATTCTTGTGCAAAACTTACTTTAATTTCCTTCTTGGGGATAAAAAAGATCGCTATATGGCTCCTGAAGTTTTCAAACATCGGAAATATGATAAGAAGGTTGACGTCTACTCCTTTGCAATGATTTTGTATGAGGTAATACTGCTTGCTTAGGTATGGAAGTTTTACGTATTACAATCTTAAGCTACTTCTAAATCATGATATCATTTTATGCAGATGCTTGAAGGTGAACCTCCTTTTGCAAGTTATGAACCTTACGATGGAGCAAAACATGCTGCTGAAGGACATAGGCCTAATTTTCGGGCAAAGGGTTATACCCCCGATTTGCAGGAGTAAGCCATTATTATAAATTTCTTTTATCCAATTTTGCAGCACTCTATATATAGGAGTTAGTTCATGATATGGTATCAAACTCTCAATGACCAAGTGGTCAAGACTCAAGAGTTTGTGCTATTATCATTCTTCTAAGTGGGTTTATTTAATGTTCACACTTCAAGCCTAGAGCTTCACCTAACGGACCATGTTTAGTGGTATAAATCATTTCTAGGCTTGCACCTAATAGATGAAGCTATTAAGAGAGTTGGTAGGTCCTTTACagtattaaattaaaaatactcAAATGTAAGCTACATGTTTACTTGATTAAGTTCAAGTGTATAATGTGGTTTAATTTCACTTATAGAGTAGCATATTAAAAGGAATTTTTGATGTCCTAAAAATGGTACTGTTTGAGGTCACAAGGGCTTCAGTAGACAGATGTGCTCACCAAGGGACTTCCCTTAGAGCGATTCCGAGATCTTACTTGCAAGCTGGGAGCGAtagtataaaaccattcatgtttcttcatccaacaacttaagttttttggatagttggttcatgacatggtagTTAGAGCCTCCATGACTAAATTGTGTAGAGTTCGATCTTTGTTCCCCACATTGttctaataaaaaattgaatttcggCACAAGGTAGGTAAGCTTGTGCATTCTCCACGCTTCAAGCCAAATGGGCTCTAGTGAGGGgacgtgttagaaatataatataaaatcattcatgtgtctttATCCAACCGTTTAAGCTTCTGGGAAAtgaaaaatcattcatgtgtctttATCCAACCGTTTAAGCTTCTGGGAAAtgaaaaatcattcatgtgtccaCACGTATCATTCATTTATACCCTTCCTTTTGTGTCTAACTTGCAAGGCTTTTCCTATTGCTTCCTATTGAATGGGAAGTATTTCATTATTGAGCTTGAAGAGCATTTACAAGTTCTGTCAAGCTTATCTTAGAATGAGTTTTTGATTCTTCATGTGAAGAAATCTTAGATTCAAACCCTTGAGGTTAAACCACCAAGGTTTTGTTTACAAATATGCTGTTTGGAAGTTCTTACATCAGTCTGATTTGATTCACAACTCATAATCTTGGCCATGAATTCCTATGTGGTTTCAGCCCCATTCACCTGTAAGGCTTCAATCTCTTTTGACATAGATAACCTGCATTATATGTTTGGTTCTCTCATATCCAAGTAACTCCTCAGGCTTCTTATAGATTTTGAATCAAGGGTATCCCCAAGCTGACAATGAAGCCTTTTTCCTCTCCCAGTGAAGCCTTTTTCACACACATGGCAAAGGATCGAATCTTTGTCTGCATGTTTAAAGAATCTAACTATCTACTAATTGTGCTGAGCTTTGTTGGTTTTTCATTTTTGCTTGTGATATCTCATCTAAGAAGCAAGGGGATTTACTTTTAAAGATGGTGGTTTAGTGCCAGCTTCCATCACATCCTAAAGATTATAGGCAACTGAGTTCTTCACAACCTAAATTTCTTAGTTCTTTCTTGTTAATACATGAGGTGCTACTAGTGAGATAGTTTGAAGCCATCAACAAAACATTGGATTTTCTAGTGGATATTCtggttttctctttttgttCTCATAAGTCCCTCATGAACACACAAGGTCTTGGGTACTAACTGTTAGCTCTCAAGACATTtgagaaatatgaaaatttgTATTCAACACAGTAGCTTCAGTTTCTGATGCCATATAACTTCAAAAAACTGTATTAGTGTTCTAACAACTAATGCTCACTCATCCTAATGAAACTCCAACAGATATGAATAAGAAACATCCTACAACTAAATCAAGCACGATATAAAACTATGCTTAAAATTACTGATTTTTATAAAAGTTGTATCATCACATCTAATTGTAGGTTCTAGAATGCTTTGTAAATTAGGTAATCCGAAGTTATatctaataaatatttatttcatttgtatCAAATGTTCATTAGAGAAGTTGACTTTAATGTAATCTTATTGACTTTGGCCGTGCATGTTTACAGATTAACACAAGAGTGTTGGGCTGCTGACATGAATAGAAGACCTTCTTTCATTGACATCCTTAAACGGCTTGAAAAGATCAAAGATAATTTACCTTCAGATCATCACTGGCACTTGTTCGCATCTTAAAAATGTCTCAGAACATTGATATGTTCAGAAATTCAAATGATTTATTTGCCATTACCATTCTGGTGGTTTGCCTTCGTTGTTGCTGCCGGATTTATGGACTGGTAGAGCCAACTGGAAAACTTGCAAAGTCAATACTTGTTTTCATCTGTTTGTATAATTGACCAGAAAAGGCGATGTTGATTGCTTTTCTTTGGGTTTCTACGTTCCAATTCTGCTTCCACATTAGAGCTCCGTTCCATTCAAAGGAGCATACGCAAGGTATTGCTAAGTGTAATGTGTATGTAAGTGTACAAACTAATTGAGGAAGTAGGCCACATTGTGCTATCTGTGTTCTATGTTTCATCTTCTTTGGATTTAAAAAATCGTAGCTGCCATTCTTGTATCATGTTTTATCAATTCCTGCCTCATATACACTACCAAAATTTTCGGGATTGCCCTTCTCATGTGATTTCCTTTTTTGCTGGTATCACGTGAATTAAGTTATATCCTGTAAAATGAATGTTTTAGATTGTGGACCGGGGACGGACCATCAGGAGCAAATAGTCTTAGACTCCAATCTCACCTCTTGCCcaaaagagaaaatggaggaataAAAGAATATTGATGtgctctatttttatttttttgaatagGGGTATTCACTCTTATggctttattttgaaaaaataaacatGAATCTTGTACACTCTTGGACTCTTGGTGGAAGGTTGGTTGCTGCATGTTGGAGAGAAGGGTGGGGGAGAGCAGAACGGAGAAGGCTAAGATGAGAAAATTAATCAAGTGCTTAGGAACCTTCAGATCTGCTTCACATTCCCATCCCAAGCGACAATGACAGTAGCGCCGGAGAAGAAGGAACAACCATGGCTAAGCATCCAGGAAGCTTGCACTTAGAAGAACCTGCACTAGAAACTAAATGAGGAAATTGAAACGCCACGATCTCTCTATCGCATCCCATCCCATCAACACCTAACTCCATAACAGCTTTAGAACTACAAACACGGGACACCTAGCTCCATAACAGCTTTAGAACTACAAACACGGGACGCCGTTTTTGGGAACTAGACCTCAACCGCCATCATTAACCCCAGAATGCACATACTTGGGATTTTTGAAATCAGCTTCTCTTCATAATTGAAAACCGCACTTGGAATTTTTGAAATCAACTTCTCTTCATAAGTGAAAGCCGCATAGGACCTTTCGAAATCCCCACCAAGGCATCCCCACCAAGGCGAAGCGGACCAGCCAGACCTGTTGCGAATAAACCCTCATTTTCACTTTCAGCTGAACACAAGAATCCTTCTTGCCCGATCTCAAAGCACCCCCATGATGGTatcttgcaagttgcaaccaACACGAACAAGACAACCACAACAACCTTAATGTCATTCCATAATATGATATGATAGTTGCTATTTTAATAATTGTAACACAAAGATACCCTAATTTCTAAGCAAACTCAACACATTTTATGATATAATCTTGAAATGCGATTTCTTCAATATATTTTACACACTACCCCACCATTGTGTCCGTAATTGATTTTTATCAAAGATTCAAGGGACATAGAGTttgattaaataaaattttctcCCAAACATATTAATGGATTGAGATCCTTTCAATTGTAAAAAACTTGACCATGTCAAATTTCATTATCTCACCtttgatttaattttcttttatttctataattattgatttaattattttatgtcTATAATTATTAAACATAACATACAAGAATCAATGGTGAGATGGTAGAACTtaacatgataaaaaaaaaatcacatctGAGGGGATCTTGGTCCCATATTGACCCGCTAATTAGATCGATCAAGCTATAATTCATTGATATAATTTTCCACTTCATTTCGGACCTTCACCTTCTatcttcttctctttcaatTATATTACTCACCGCATCTcttactttctctcttttctctctgttTTCATCCTAGCTCTCTTCTCCCCTCACTCCATGGAGTGATAATGAAACTATACCCAATAAGATATGAGGTGGTAATGAATATAAATGTTTCGCTGAGTTGCAATTTCAGCACATATGATCATCCGCAAGATGTTACAAGCTTAATTGCTTTTTAAAAACATAGTTAAAAAATGCAATAAAAAAATCCCCAGATTGCAGAAGGTCAACATTTCTTTGAAATTCATTTCGGCCTCACAAAGGCAATATTCTGAGATATAGTGGCTACCATTATGCGTATCTTCAGGATAAATTAATGTCTATATTTTACAAGAGCACATAAGAAAAATGTAAAAACTATCacaaaaaatttaaatgagTTTCTTTTTCTCGAAGAAGGACTTTAAGTGCCATAGTTGAGCCCCTGCTACTGATAAGCAAACAAAGAGCGAAACCAAACTCAACCAGAACATTCTGGAGTTAGTTGCTCTGTTGAGATCCTGCATTTCTTCCTCTCTAGAAATtgagaaataaaaattaatgttCGTTAAAGATATCCTATGTCAATGAATTGAAATTTGTATATAAGCAAAAGTAAGAACAATGCTTGTGTATTGAATTAAGAAACTTCGAGGCAATTGCCCATGCTTACCTTTCACGAAGATAAAACATTTCCTCATGGATGGAAGAAACAGTATCTTGCAACTTCTTTAGCTCTAGCTCCATTACCTGGCACATTGAATGAAATCAGGGTGTGAATTTCTCTTTCATTAAGACCCAGTCAGCAAGATTACAAATCTTGCaaagtaaatgaaaaatcaaaGATTTGATATGGTTCATGCCTCCATGACAAATGGGCGGACAGGAAGGGTTCAAGTATCTCAGACACTAGATTGAATATGATATTATAGAAGCCAGTTAGTGACAAAGAGATGTTAATTATATAGTTGTAAGTTATAACTGCTACTCTCTGTTAGTTTCAGCTAGTTATCAGTTAACAGTGTCACCTTCGTTTGTTTTATCAGAAAGAAGAATCCACAATCTCAATTTTTCTCCTCAGTTTGATCAGAGGGTAGGTTCAGATTTGCTTGTGAATAGGGCATAAATCTAGTGGTATCCACGGAATTAGGGAAACATCCAAAGAAAAGATATATAAAAGGTGAAGCAATACATAAATATTTGGAGTTAGCAATCATTCAAGAAAGCCAATTTTGTCAAGAGAAAAATGGGCCAACAAAAGAAATAAACACCGCTTATTGATATCAAAAGTTTGCAAACATAAGTTGACAACATATAAGTACAGGGAAAATGAGTTAACATACCAACGAGATTTGCAAGGATGACATGGGCTAACCATTTAATATAACATCATGCAGTAAGAAACTTTCCATGATTAGAAATATAAAACTCCCTCTATAAGCTTACCAAGATTAGATATTTACTAATAAGGATACAAATCTATATACCTGTCTAACCCATTACTGATATCAGACACTACTTGAAAAATCAGATTGTGCTTAAGCCAGGAAAGCTCATAAGGAGGAATTCACCTCACCTCAGTGTAAGGTAAATAAGCTAGGAGATGGGCTGCAAAAGAGACCAACCATATTTCTTTTCCTGTGTTTAGTAACACAAACACTACACTAAATTAGATGCAAAGCTTGATATCCCAAAACTATTTTTTTCCATTAGCACATATTCCAATGCAAAAAAGGAACCATCTATTTAGCGTGGTGATTGTGTTAC
This window harbors:
- the LOC130711566 gene encoding serine/threonine-protein kinase VIK, translating into MSSGSGGGGSSSNRENEKARVSRTSLILWHAHQNDAAAVRKLLQEDPSLVKARDYDNRTSLHVASLHGWIDVAKCLIEFGADVNAQDRWKNTPLADAEGAKRIDMIELLKSHGGLSYGQTGSHFEPKPVPPPLPNKCDWEIEPSELDFSSSVRIGKGSFGEILKAHWRGTPVAVKRILPSLSEDRLVIQDFRHEVNLLVKLRHPNIVQFLGAVTERKPLMLITEYLRGGDLHQYLKEKGSLSPSTAINFSMDIVRGMAYLHNEPNVIIHRDLKPRNVLLVNSSADHLKVGDFGLSKLITVQNSHDVYKMTGETGSYRYMAPEVFKHRKYDKKVDVYSFAMILYEMLEGEPPFASYEPYDGAKHAAEGHRPNFRAKGYTPDLQELTQECWAADMNRRPSFIDILKRLEKIKDNLPSDHHWHLFAS